The Terriglobus sp. TAA 43 sequence TCGATCATGTTTCGTTCTCTTGTTGTTTCGTTCGCGTTGCTGTTCTGCGGCACCGCCATTGCACAGAAGGATGCTGTGCGTATCAACCAGATTCAGATTATCGGCAGCCACAACAGCTACCACGTGGGGCTGACACCCGGTGTGAAGGCACTGCTGGCTGCGAAGAATCCCAAGTCGCTGCGTGGACTTGACTACGAACACAAGCCAATCCCCACACAGCTCGATGCCGGTGTGCGTCAGCTTGAGATCGACATTTATGCAGACAGCAAGGGCGGGTTGTATTCGCATCCTGCCGCTGCGAAGGTGATTGAAGGTATGGGCTTCCCGCCTGAGCCTTACAACACTGACGGGCAGATGGATAAGCCCGGCTTCAAAGTCATGCACGTGCAGGACATTGATCAGCACAGTAGCTGCATCACGCTGCGCGAGTGCATCAACACTGTGCTGACGTGGTCCAATGCGCATCCCAACCACATTCCCATCTTCATCTTGCTGGAAGGTAAGTATGGAAAGCCGCATGCTGACCTGCCGGGCGCGGTTACGCCTGAGCCGTTTACGCCTGCGGTCTTCGATGAACTGGATGCGGAGTTGCGGTCCATCGTGCCGGCAAACAAGCTCATCACACCTGACCAGGTGCGCGGCAAGTATGCCACCATGCCTGAAGCC is a genomic window containing:
- a CDS encoding phosphatidylinositol-specific phospholipase C1-like protein, whose protein sequence is MFRSLVVSFALLFCGTAIAQKDAVRINQIQIIGSHNSYHVGLTPGVKALLAAKNPKSLRGLDYEHKPIPTQLDAGVRQLEIDIYADSKGGLYSHPAAAKVIEGMGFPPEPYNTDGQMDKPGFKVMHVQDIDQHSSCITLRECINTVLTWSNAHPNHIPIFILLEGKYGKPHADLPGAVTPEPFTPAVFDELDAELRSIVPANKLITPDQVRGKYATMPEAIAADGWPTLKQARGKIVFLLDNRALTPVYVEGHPALKGRVIFPNAVPGTPEAAFTEENSGTEEHMNELAKQGVLVRTRSDADTEQARTNDTSVRDKDFRSGAQIISTDYFASEPAKWPGNFVVAFPNNVVARCNPINAPANCPKGDLEK